Genomic segment of Candidatus Stygibacter australis:
AATAATATTGAGAATTTCAGCTGAACCGGTATTGTCCAGCCGTCTTTTATCTCCTATTGCGAGTCCAAGTTTCAGCCTCTCAGCCAAAGACCTGGCTCTGTGAGCACCTCCAGCATCAGGAGATACAACCACTGCATTAGAAAGATCAATATTTTCTCTAAAATATTGGGCAAAAGTCAATTGCGATGTTAGATGATCTACAGGAATATTGAAAAAACCCTGTATCTGATCACTGTGTAAATCCATGGTAACAATTCTATTCGCTCCTGCTACGGTAATCAGATCTGCCACTAACTTTGCTGTGACTGGAACGCGAGGCTGATCCTTTTTATCTGACCGGGCGTAACCATAATATGGGATTACGCAATTGATCCTGGCTGCTGATGCACGTTTAAAGGCATCGATCATGATCAATAATTCCATCAGATTATCGTTAACCGGACGGCAGGTGGGCTGTAATATAAACACATTTGCTCCCCGAACATTCTCCTTGATCTTCACAAAACTATTATCATTATGAAATTTGAAAAGATCTAATTCTCCGAGAGGAATTCCAGCATAACGCGATACTTCCTCAGCCAAAGCTAGATTGGCTCTGCCGGTGAACAGTTTGAGCTTTTTATACATAGAATTATTCTACAGGGGAGTCACTTGTTTCCACTACAGGGGAGTCACTTGTTTCCACTACACTAAGGGCTTTCTGCAATTCTTCTTTATATGCCAGCAAGATGCGCTCTTCCAGCATTTGACGGGTTTCTGTGTTAATAGGATGAGCAATGTCACGATATTCTCCACTGGAAACACGTCTGGAAGGCATGGCAACAAAGAGACCCTTGTCTCCTTCGATAACTTTGATGTTCCTGATTATAAAAGCATCATCAATAACGATATTGACAAAAGCTTTTAACTGGTTGCTTTCACGAATAAAAACCTTAACATCTGTAATGTTCATTTGGTTCTCCTTTTGTTTTTGTTATGGTATTCCAGTATCCTTTATGTGTGTAATACTGGCCTAATTTATTAGCTGTTGCAAGGTCTGGGCAAAATCCAATGACAGTTGCCCCACTACCTGAAAGAA
This window contains:
- a CDS encoding ribose-phosphate pyrophosphokinase, whose product is MYKKLKLFTGRANLALAEEVSRYAGIPLGELDLFKFHNDNSFVKIKENVRGANVFILQPTCRPVNDNLMELLIMIDAFKRASAARINCVIPYYGYARSDKKDQPRVPVTAKLVADLITVAGANRIVTMDLHSDQIQGFFNIPVDHLTSQLTFAQYFRENIDLSNAVVVSPDAGGAHRARSLAERLKLGLAIGDKRRLDNTGSAEILNIIGDVKGKTAIMFDDILDTGGSLTDAARTLEKFGASRIVAACVHGVLSKDAVDKINNSPIEKLFITNSIPLPAEKKSDKIVQISIAEMLAVAIKKIHAEESLSILFR
- the spoVG gene encoding septation regulator SpoVG — protein: MNITDVKVFIRESNQLKAFVNIVIDDAFIIRNIKVIEGDKGLFVAMPSRRVSSGEYRDIAHPINTETRQMLEERILLAYKEELQKALSVVETSDSPVVETSDSPVE